One segment of Anopheles stephensi strain Indian chromosome 3, UCI_ANSTEP_V1.0, whole genome shotgun sequence DNA contains the following:
- the LOC118509972 gene encoding rho GTPase-activating protein conundrum-like, with product MLKVTLLTRPPMKFSVSLTRFLYRSLSIRQAREQSATNLAPRQARKRSRIQRVALYCTRNRPTNKRDVRDVFGVRFDSTTDETVLTAVDHPAKPVETARETCQIDIDQLSEDEQKRLQPLLWHELESLFNTHRVSPVRQKPFKPTRKEKGNGVFGVSLNTLIHRDQQVFTGKDTTVTLVPLVLQVILSELAVRGAREEGILRVSGNKQRIDALYNEIEHNFYRKPEKIDPLIKEAGVHDLGSLLKRWLRDLSQPLLTNDLVHLFFQTNVLPPHDQCKALTVLCQLLPHENRNTLRALLHFFRRVVEQQHLNRMSQQNVATIIAPSFFPPTFVHPPDHKDDMGAQTQMAAQCCQLTNVLLGMADSLWVVPQRLIEQGKIVIAM from the exons ATGCTTAAGGTTACCTTGTTGACAAGACCTCCGATGAAGTTTTCTGTATCTCTTACTCGATTTCTGTATCGTTCCCTTTCCATACGACAGGCTCGCGAGCAGTCAGCGACAAACCTAGCTCCGCGACAGGCCAGAAAACGATCACGAATACAGCGCGTGGCGCTCTACTGCACGCGCAACCGACCGACAAACAAACGGGATGTACGGGACGTATTTGGAGTCAGGTTCGACAGCACGACCGATGAGACGGTTTTGACGGCAGTAGACCATCCCGCGAAACCCGTAGAAACGGCCCGCGAAACTTGCCAAATCGACATTGACCAGTTATCGGAGGATGAACAGAAGCGGCTGCAACCGCTTCTGTGGCACGAGCTGGAATCCCTCTTCAACACGCATCGCGTATCCCCGGTCAGACAGAAACCGTTTAAGCCAACGCGCAAGGAGAAAGGCAACGGTGTCTTTGGTGTGTCGCTGAATACACTTATTCACCGCGACCAGCAGGTATTCACCGGAAAGGATACGACCGTGACCTTGGTACCGCTAGTGCTGCAGGTCATACTGTCCGAGCTGGCAGTGCGCGGTGCTAGGGAGGAAGGCATTTTGCGAGTATCGGGAAACAAACAGAGG ATCGACGCCCTGTACAATgagatcgagcacaatttctACCGCAAACCGGAAAAGATCGATCCGCTGATCAAGGAAGCGGGTGTGCATGATCTCGGCTCGCTATTGAAGCGTTGGCTAAGGGACTTGTCGCAGCCACTCTTGACCAACGATCTGGTGCACCTTTTCTTTCAAACGAACG TTTTACCTCCACACGATCAGTGTAAAGCGCTGACGGTGCTTTGCCAACTACTGCCGCACGAAAATCGCAACACACTGCGCGCGCTGTTGCATTTCTTCCGACGAGTAGTGGAGCAGCAACACCTGAACCGAATGTCCCAACAGAACGTGGCAACGATCATTGCGCCCTCGTTCTTCCCACCAAC ATTTGTGCATCCACCAGACCACAAGGACGATATGGGAGCGCAAACACAGATGGCTGCCCAGTGTTGTCAGCTCACCAACGTGCTCCTAGGCATGGCCGACAGCTTATGGGTCGTACCACAGCGTCTAATCGAGCAGGGCAAGATTGTCATCGCCATGTGA
- the LOC118509973 gene encoding rho GTPase-activating protein conundrum-like, whose amino-acid sequence MLKAREQSATNLAPRQARKRSRIQRVALYCTRNRPTNKRDVRDVFGVRFDSTTDETVLTAVDHPAKPVETARETCQIDIDQLSEDEWKRLQPLLWLELESLFGKDRVSPVRQKPFKPTRKEKGNGVFGVSLNTLIHRDQQVFTGKDTTVTLVPLVLQVILSELAVRGAREEGILRVSGNKQRIDALYNEIEHNFYRKPEKIDPLIKEAGVHDLGSLLKRWLRDLSQPLLTNDLVHLFFQTNVLPPHDQCKALTVLCQLLPHENRNTLRALLHFFRRVVEQQHLNRMSQQNVATIIAPSFFPPTFVHPPDHKDDMGAQTQMAAQCCQLTNVLLGMADSLWVVPQRLIEQGKIVIAM is encoded by the exons ATGCTTAAG GCTCGCGAGCAGTCAGCGACAAACCTAGCTCCGCGACAGGCCAGAAAACGATCACGAATACAGCGCGTGGCGCTCTACTGCACGCGCAACCGACCGACAAACAAACGGGATGTACGGGACGTATTTGGAGTCAGGTTCGACAGCACGACCGATGAGACGGTTTTGACGGCAGTAGACCATCCCGCGAAACCCGTAGAAACGGCCCGCGAAACTTGCCAAATCGACATTGACCAGTTATCGGAGGATGAATGGAAGCGGCTGCAACCGCTTCTGTGGCTCGAGCTGGAATCCCTCTTCGGCAAGGATCGCGTATCCCCGGTCAGACAGAAACCGTTTAAGCCAACGCGCAAGGAGAAAGGCAACGGTGTCTTTGGTGTGTCGCTGAATACACTTATTCACCGCGACCAGCAGGTATTCACCGGAAAGGATACGACCGTGACCTTGGTACCGCTAGTGCTGCAGGTCATACTGTCCGAGCTGGCAGTGCGCGGTGCTAGGGAGGAAGGCATTTTGCGAGTATCGGGAAACAAACAGAGG ATCGACGCCCTGTACAATgagatcgagcacaatttctACCGCAAACCGGAAAAGATCGATCCGCTGATCAAGGAAGCGGGTGTGCATGATCTCGGCTCGCTATTGAAGCGTTGGCTAAGGGACTTGTCGCAGCCACTCTTGACCAACGATCTGGTGCACCTTTTCTTTCAAACGAACG TTTTACCTCCACACGATCAGTGTAAAGCGCTGACGGTGCTTTGCCAACTACTGCCGCACGAAAATCGCAACACACTGCGCGCGCTGTTGCATTTCTTCCGACGAGTAGTGGAGCAGCAACACCTGAACCGAATGTCCCAACAGAACGTGGCAACGATCATTGCGCCCTCGTTCTTCCCACCAAC ATTTGTGCATCCACCAGACCACAAGGACGATATGGGAGCGCAAACACAGATGGCTGCCCAGTGTTGTCAGCTCACCAACGTGCTCCTAGGCATGGCCGACAGCTTATGGGTCGTACCACAGCGTCTAATCGAGCAGGGCAAGATTGTCATCGCCATGTGA
- the LOC118509974 gene encoding rho GTPase-activating protein conundrum-like encodes MNGSGCNRFCGSSWDPSSVFTGKDTTLTLVPLVLQVILSELAVRGAREEGILRVSGNKQRIDALYKEIEHNFYRKPEKIDPLIKEAGVHDLSSLLKRWLRDLSQPLLTNDLVHLFFQTNVLPPHDQCKALTVLCQLLPHENRNTLRALLHFFRRVVEQQHLNRMSQQNVATIIAPSFFPPTFVHPPDHKDDMGAQTQMAAQCCQLTNVLLGMADSLWVVPQRLIEQGKIVIAM; translated from the exons ATGAATGGAAGCGGCTGCAACCGCTTCTGTGGCTCGAGCTGGGATCCCTCTTCG GTATTCACCGGAAAGGATACGACCTTGACCTTGGTACCGCTAGTGCTGCAGGTCATACTGTCCGAGCTGGCAGTGCGCGGTGCTAGGGAGGAAGGCATTTTGCGAGTATCGGGAAACAAACAGAGG ATCGACGCCCTGTACAAGgagatcgagcacaatttctACCGCAAACCGGAAAAGATCGATCCGCTGATCAAGGAAGCGGGTGTGCATGATCTCAGCTCGCTATTGAAGCGTTGGCTAAGGGACTTGTCGCAGCCACTCTTGACCAACGATCTGGTGCACCTTTTCTTTCAAACGAACG TTTTACCTCCACACGATCAGTGTAAAGCGCTGACGGTGCTTTGCCAACTACTGCCGCACGAAAATCGCAACACACTGCGCGCGCTGTTGCATTTCTTCCGACGAGTAGTGGAGCAGCAACACCTGAACCGAATGTCCCAACAGAACGTGGCAACGATCATTGCGCCCTCGTTCTTCCCACCAAC ATTTGTGCATCCACCAGACCACAAGGACGATATGGGAGCGCAAACACAGATGGCTGCCCAGTGTTGTCAGCTCACCAACGTGCTCCTAGGCATGGCCGACAGCTTATGGGTCGTACCACAGCGTCTAATCGAGCAGGGCAAGATTGTCATCGCCATGTGA
- the LOC118509975 gene encoding rho GTPase-activating protein conundrum-like, translated as MYGTYLESETAREPCQIDIDQLSEDEWKRLQPLLWLELESLFDKHRVSPVRQKPFKPTRKEKGNGVFGVSLNTLIHRDQQVFTGKDTTVTLVPLVLQVILSELAVRGAREEGILRVSGNKQRIDALYNEIEHNFYRKPEKIDPLIKEAGVHDLSSLLKRWLRDLSQPLLTNDLVHLFFQANVLPPHDQCKALTVLCQLLPHENRNTLRALLHFFRRVVEQQHLNRMSQQNVATIIAPSFFPPTFVHPPDHKDDMGAQTQMAEKCCQLTNVLLGMADSLWVVPQRLIEQGKIVIAM; from the exons ATGTACGGGACGTATTTGGAGTCAG AAACGGCTCGCGAACCTTGCCAAATCGACATTGACCAGTTATCGGAGGATGAATGGAAGCGGCTGCAACCGCTTCTGTGGCTCGAGCTGGAATCCCTCTTCGACAAGCATCGCGTATCCCCGGTCAGACAGAAACCGTTTAAGCCAACGCGCAAGGAGAAAGGCAACGGTGTCTTTGGTGTGTCGCTGAATACACTTATTCACCGCGACCAGCAGGTATTCACCGGAAAGGATACGACCGTGACCTTGGTACCGCTAGTGCTGCAGGTCATACTGTCCGAGCTGGCAGTGCGCGGTGCTAGGGAGGAAGGCATTTTGCGAGTATCGGGAAACAAACAGAGG ATCGACGCCCTGTACAATgagatcgagcacaatttctACCGCAAACCGGAAAAGATCGATCCGCTGATCAAGGAAGCGGGTGTGCATGATCTCAGCTCGCTATTGAAGCGTTGGCTAAGGGACTTGTCGCAGCCACTCTTGACCAACGATTTGGTGCACCTTTTCTTTCAAGCGAACG TTTTACCTCCACACGATCAGTGTAAAGCGCTGACGGTGCTTTGCCAACTACTGCCGCACGAAAATCGCAACACACTGCGCGCGCTGTTGCATTTCTTCCGTCGAGTAGTGGAGCAGCAACACCTGAACCGAATGTCCCAACAGAACGTGGCAACGATCATTGCGCCCTCGTTCTTTCCACCAAC ATTTGTGCATCCACCAGACCACAAGGACGATATGGGAGCGCAAACACAGATGGCTGAAAAGTGTTGTCAGCTCACCAACGTGCTCCTAGGCATGGCCGACAGCTTATGGGTCGTACCACAGCGTCTAATCGAGCAGGGCAAGATTGTCATTGCCATGTGA